ATCTTCAAATGTTGTGTTTTTTATACAACTCGTAAAAATTTAGAGCTAATATACGTCTTTTTTCTTGCCCTTTTTTGCTGTTTTATTCGCTCTTGGCAGTTCCGTGTCCTGCGTGTGGTTACAGGGAAGCAGCATATTATCAAGTGCAGATAAGGTCAGCAGATGAACCTATGACTACATTTTACAAATGCAAGAACAAGCTATGTGGAAACAATTGGAGAGAAGACTGAAATGGTTTTAGGAAAGAGCAGTGTATTCTTCAATAGTTTCTTGGTACCATTTCTCGGTTTCTGCGTATCATCCTATCACAGGCAGAGACCATGTTGATCTTGTCTGTATCGTTCCAATTTTATCGAATGTCCATAAAGGGATCCGTGTTCTGCAAAAGTTGTGTACTCTTTAATTTGAACTTATGAAATTTTGTCAGAGTGATATCTTCTGTCTAGTGccaatttttctttgaaatagaGTTACTCGGTACTTGTGCAAAAAGTATCGTAGCAAAGACAAAACATGAGAtgatttctttctattttttctagGCTTAGTGGATGAAGTTACTTAATACTCGTTTGGGTAAAAGCTAGTAGACACCTCTGAAATTAGTCGAGATATTGTATTTATCGggaaaaaaagtttaaaaagatACACTTTTAACGAATTTCGTATCGATAAAATAAGTTAGCGTTAGGTATATAAGTAAGCATgtcttaatgaataaaaatattggcTCGTGAGTTCTCATTTAAGCTAATTAGGCACTTTGATGAGTCATTAACCAATagaaaattatcaattaattgaaaataatcgattctttttcttgtttttatttgttttgtttaagCTAATCCCTTTTAGTTATTTTACATTTATACTAATCTTTCTGCTAATTGTAACACGTAATCAtgattaattatttgacttCTTTTTTGTAATGAGACAACAAAATTGAGAGGTAAACAataatgttttgtttttttttcctttaattaatctcttttacttattatattaattttttctgcAAATCGTGACACGtaaatcaactaattaatttaatcatgattaattatttgagtttcctCTAAACTTTTTGTAATGACACGACCGGATAGGTAAACCATAATCATTATCTTAATTATCCTAAATTATGGCCACGATAATTAGAATTTAAcctagaaaattattaaaataataaaggacGTTACTATATAGAAATCCATGAAAATATTcccttttttgtatctataaaatatcctttattttttactattaaaacaatttcaaaaaaaaaaaaactagtaaatactttcatattttgaaatgtGAATCCTTTACTACATCTTCATTGCAtttacttctttttatttttcaaactcgTATTCAATCGATATTGATATTAAAGTTCAATTAAGGTTGTATTGTGCCTTATACATCTCATGTTTAGGGACGACGCtctaataacaaaaattaaaattaaaatgtaaaatcgCTGAACACAAAACCTCTGATTAAGAACGAGAAAATCCAATCATTCCATCACAATCTATGTTTATTATCTGTCCTGtgttttaaataattacaaaattataaatCTAATTAAACTCATATTTCTTATTACCAGAAAACCTTAAAGTAAATAATTGAGCcacaataataaagaaaaactacTTAACTATATATTGTTGTTAAGCCACAATAATTTACTTCATTTTTTGCTATTAGGGTTGTATAAAactcataatatttattatttctctaTCACTAAAATTGCATTTATGAATTGACCATAAacacttttttctttcaaaattacaataaattaaagatataagATTGCTCTATGCATTTAaaagatacattaaaaaaaaaaaaaaacttgaccaaccaaatcaaaactaaaatataaaattgaaaattaaaaacaaataagttttaaataattaaaaaagaaaacaaagccAAGCATTAGACTTGCCTAAGAGTTGCAAATTCTTCAATATTTCAtcttctttctcttgttcttgaTTCTTTTCATCTTCACATAACTTTATGGtaaataaacatgaaaaaaataatgatatttaatGACTTCTAACATTTCcataaacttaaaaagaaattatttttaaactaaaaatattaagatttaatttttaaaaattaaatgaagaaagaaaaagaaagaagaggagGAGATAAGAGTTTGAGTAGCAAAATGGTGGAAtatttataagagaaaattCCAAGTAATAAAggtgttttattattttattttattttattttctaaatttttgtgGTGGAATACAATGAAAACccataaataaatacatacataatatatgcCAACTGGATACCTAACAAATTAAGTGATAagactaaaaatattttaataataaaggGTCTGTGTCACAagcatattttttatattaattaaataataatagagttcaattaaatttaagcatatttcaattatataattcaatcgatattaattattctctattaataatcacataaatattaaataaccatgtttaagttttttaactattttactAAACaactttttatctttaataaataaatatcagaTAATTTTTGGTAAATAAAACCTATCAAagtgtacatatatatataattttttcctttcacatgctcaaatttaaaaaatttaaattaaaaataattatatcatattaatatcAGCATAATCGATCAATAATCTATATTAAGGTTGAGTGTGAATCTGAGGTAGCcaatataagaaattaaaagacataaaaacaAAACTTTGACATACTCAAATCaacttttaaaagtttaataaagtagtaattattttttattttagattttcatgaattattaCTTTCTGAAAAATGTGATTTAAAAAGatgcataatatatattaaattcttctataatttgatttttttttatatttatcatcgtctataataatattacagtaacaattatttattttttataattatattatattatactatattaagataaaagatgtgaagaagtttgataatagtaattattgatttttttaggagatttttatgatttattattagtggggaaaataataatgaaaatatttgagaTGGTCCTCAATTATATTTGGTCTTGGTCTTGGTGGTGGGGTTCAATTATGAACtttacaaataattatttttgtgggGGTCCTAACCCACCCACCCCATGTAGGATAATCAAAGATTCAAATCAAAGATGAATCTTTAATCCACTAAACAATAAAACAAGATTGGATGATTCACAATGACTTTTTAGGCCaaacttaattaaatttcattaattattttatccttatGACAGTTGACTAACTTAAATTTTCTTTCATACTAATTTCCCACttcacaaaacaaaacaaaaaaataattaaactatataACACACTAgctacaacaacaaaaaaaaaaaattgaatgataATAGATCTTCTTTCTAACGataatatttattgttataagaatatttaatgataattgagttaaaagacattttatttatgatatttatattatattattatcgttaaatataatataataataataataattatattatttttacaaaactaTTCTTTGGTTTGTTGAGGTGacataaaaccaaccaaattatgatttttcatcAAAAGATTGTTTTTCTTTCTGACTCCtatagtatttattattattattattattattattattattattattattatgaaaataattatgcTTAACcctacattttcttttttctaggTGGGGGATAGAGCTTTTGAATTGGTTCATAAAGTGGGCTTGGCGGCTGATGAATTTGacaatttaatttgaataaatacTTATATTTACATCGaactaaataatatattattaaaataatagtaagaatatatatcatttaagtATACCAAAGTAGAAAATATGTATACAAACGATACATGTTTTGCATTAAATGATTTAATATGAAAGTGAAAGTCGATCTTAAGCAAAATTCAAAGACGTTAATAGGTTTACTAGAAGGATtagatcattaaaaaaatatcaatagatGAACCTCGAGTAGTGAACTATTGAAGACTTAAATAATGGATAGTTATCGTGGATTGACTTAGAGTAACGAGGCTAATCTTTCCACTCCTCGTGAATGGAGAAACAATGTGTGTGTGCGCGAATGGAGGTGGAGATGAGGGGCCCTCAACTACTACGCCTCAACCTCAAACGAGAAAAAAGAAGAGGTTAACAATACAAAAAGGCAAAAACAATAACTAGATGATTGAATGTATAGAATGTCATATGCATTTATTTAACAAtagtacttgttcttaatagcaGCAGAACCAAAAACAAAGCAATGAAACTAAAAATGTATAGAATTCAATCACTGTCTTTCCTTGTATACTGAACAACAAGTCTATATTTGTAACAACCATGTATGTAACACTTGAGCAATATTGTTGAAACACCAGCTACCTCATGACGATTCAACGAATCAAAGATTTACACTTCTGAGGAGATGGTCTTGTAAAAGAGAGTTGATTCTGTGGACTGCAGTAAAACTTGCCACCAAGCTGTATGTATGATGATCTACTACCACTATGTATGGATTTCTGTACGTCCTAATTAACACGACTAATCTGTGTATATCGATCCCTGTATGAACATGTGAATCTCAGCCCAGCTAGAAACAGTATAGAGAACACCAGAGAGTTTGTTCCAACTTGTTGAGTCTTTCTTAGCATAAGTCTTCTGTTTCTCAATGATGCCATGATACAGCGGAATGAAAGAAATACCAAAATGATTCCCGACTCTCGCCAGGTTTGGGCCTGGATTAATCAGAATGCCAATATCTGCTTGCAGCAAGCAAAGCAAATCATTCATGGTACCCCCAATGTGAACAGTCAGGTTCTTTTTGTCATTGTTGTAGTTGTTTAAAACTTCACTGAAGGTTTGAACCTTGTCGAAGGGGTCTTCAACTTTCTTTACAATTACACCAGTTGAtagattttcttcaaatatAAAGTCATTCGCGTGCACATTCACAACATCCAAACCATCTGATCACAACAAGACAAGAAAAGGAAAGATTTTTAGAGACACTGACAACCTCAACTTACAAGGTATGGTGCTCAGACTCCCAAAAATATTGCCGCACCCATGTTAGATCCTCCAAAACTTCACTGcttttggaggatccgacacACATCCATCGATATTATTAAGAGTCTAAGCAACTTTACCAGAATACTATGTGTTAGGTCATTATGTTATTATCTaaccaaaataaatcaaaagccATAAGTTTCGAGAAAATCTATGAAAGTACCTGATGAAAAGGCAGACCTTATAAGGTCACTGCACCAACAACAGGAGAGAGCATGAATGTCTGCATTCAACTGTTCGTTTTTTATTATGCTCTGGAAAAAGTTTTTACAACCATCCTGGAGAACCATCAGCTCACCAACTCGCTTTATCTCGTCAAGTCTCAGACCTCTCAGTACTCCAGATTCACTCACCCTCGTATTAGCTCTTTTCTCAAAATCTGAAAGCTGCTCAAGTGCTATACACAGCCTTTCATAATCAAGTTTTTCAGCTGTGAAGTAGGAAAAAATTCTTCGAAATCAAATTCATTTCAACTGCAGTGACAATATCCTACCATTGGAAGGCTGAAAAACCGCAAAATAACAAGAACGAATGTTTACCTTTTTCATGAGTGAGCAACAGTGTGCTTATGCATTGCTCATATTCGTCGGTATAGTCCTTACAGATATCGTCCCATGTACTTTTAACAACTTCTGATAATAGTCGAACAACTTGATTCTCTGGTTGATTCTCTGGTTGATTCTCGGGTTGATTCTCTGGTTGGTTCTCTGGTTGATTCTCTGGCTGGTTCTCTGATTCATTCTCTGgtttattttttggttgattgtcatCAGATTTTTGTGCTGATACAATTGTCATTTCTGCCAAGATGGCTGAAGAATCAACAACCGAGCATGTCGAATCAAACTTAAAGAATATCACAAGCCGTTCTTCATCAAGATTGTGCTCTCTTGATATAGGGATGACACATTTCTGATCAAGTGGCTGCCCTAACAGGAACCCCACTTCAATTTCCATTGCCTTTTGATAAAGCTTCTCAACGATGCTGAGCTCGTGGGTTGTCAAAGTGATGCTTAGTTTGTCCAACAACTTCTCATTTTTCTTAGCCAATTCCTGTATTCAGAAAACATAAGTGAGCCAGTGCAGTAAAAGTGTGTTACATTATGCTATATCATAAACCAGCTGAATTCAGCAGTATGACAAGCAAGGTAAAGACAAGCCACAAACCTCCAAACTTTCAGAAGCATAATTTCGAATGATTATCCTATATTGATGAGTTGGATTCCCCTGAAGAAACATCAGAAGCTCCTTACCAAGGTTGGCATAAAGCCTAATGCAAGGAATCATAGCACCAAAGATATAAGCTGGCAACTTAGTTCTCTCAAACTCTGTTTCAAATTTTTCAGCGCTTACTCCTTCAATCTTTCCTGAGGCTGTAGCCTTTAAGAACTCTGTGAACTTGAGTGTTACGGGGTTGAGAGTGCACTTCGTGCCAATATCAGCATCCCACTCCTAATAGTGATTCATGatttatgaaagaaaatgaaaaatttaaaggttaCTAACTAGAAATACTTCGATGTATAGCACTTCAAATGTGATGtcataagaaaaagagagaaatgatCAAAAACACACCTGAAATCATGTTATTGCCAGTTCTCTACCCAAACTATCATGTGTTCGTTTTTCCTACCTGAACTACCACTAATAATCTGTCCTATACCCATTGTTGAACTAGTTTAACCTCGTCTTTTCGTCTTCCCCTCTTGTAACCATCCTCACTTTCCTTTTTCCACTATATTTCTTCCGGATGCTTCAACAATTTTACTTATATGCTCCTTAAGACATCTTATGTGCCCAGTAAGCCCTCTTCTTAGAACACATTCTAAATCGACTACAATATGCCATCCATTTGACCGTGTTGTGTACAATTGCTTATAGATTTTTCTAGGCATTTAAGCTTTGCATGTCCAGAGTACTAGTTAGACTAAATACAAAACTATGAAATTCTAAGCAGCAAATATAAAGATGCTGATAGCAACTTAAGTTGGGATTTGGGCTGAAATCTAAAAATAAGATGTACATTGAACTTATCTTACTATAATAgcctaatattatatttaataagtaGCAAGCAAGCAATGGCAAACAAGTTTTTGACGAGAAATAGACCTAACGGTGAACAAGAGAAAGAACATTATATCTCACTTGAAGAAACGAGTCTTGAATCTGGAATTCTTTAGTGGCATTCCTCTGCAAGTCACGAATCGCGTACTttgcatcatcatcatcagtaTACTTCTCTGCAGCTTCACATCTGCAACAAATTTTTGGTGCTTCTTAACTTTCCATGAACTTCATACACAGAACATAAATATCAAACAACTTATACATAGATAAAACAAGTACATTCACAACCAAAAACTCAAAACATTTATCAGCACCAATATGGAGGTACCAAAACCAACTAGACCCCATAAGTAAAGCAATCATTCAACACtcggaaaaaaaattgacagaacat
This DNA window, taken from Solanum lycopersicum chromosome 5, SLM_r2.1, encodes the following:
- the LOC101259938 gene encoding bifunctional TH2 protein, mitochondrial-like isoform X1: MESDMNIPREDAMHISRVCWYKFKKMAKLALYTPFVVCLASGTLENDTFLSFLGQDNYYYKAFAKACEAAEKYTDDDDAKYAIRDLQRNATKEFQIQDSFLQEWDADIGTKCTLNPVTLKFTEFLKATASGKIEGVSAEKFETEFERTKLPAYIFGAMIPCIRLYANLGKELLMFLQGNPTHQYRIIIRNYASESLEELAKKNEKLLDKLSITLTTHELSIVEKLYQKAMEIEVGFLLGQPLDQKCVIPISREHNLDEERLVIFFKFDSTCSVVDSSAILAEMTIVSAQKSDDNQPKNKPENESENQPENQPENQPENQPENQPENQPENQVVRLLSEVVKSTWDDICKDYTDEYEQCISTLLLTHEKAEKLDYERLCIALEQLSDFEKRANTRVSESGVLRGLRLDEIKRVGELMVLQDGCKNFFQSIIKNEQLNADIHALSCCWCSDLIRSAFSSDGLDVVNVHANDFIFEENLSTGVIVKKVEDPFDKVQTFSEVLNNYNNDKKNLTVHIGGTMNDLLCLLQADIGILINPGPNLARVGNHFGISFIPLYHGIIEKQKTYAKKDSTSWNKLSGVLYTVSSWAEIHMFIQGSIYTD
- the LOC101259938 gene encoding bifunctional TH2 protein, mitochondrial-like isoform X2, with the protein product MESDMNIPREDAMHISRVCWYKFKKMAKLALYTPFVVCLASGTLENDTFLSFLGQDNYYYKAFAKACEAAEKYTDDDDAKYAIRDLQRNATKEFQIQDSFLQEWDADIGTKCTLNPVTLKFTEFLKATASGKIEGGNPTHQYRIIIRNYASESLEELAKKNEKLLDKLSITLTTHELSIVEKLYQKAMEIEVGFLLGQPLDQKCVIPISREHNLDEERLVIFFKFDSTCSVVDSSAILAEMTIVSAQKSDDNQPKNKPENESENQPENQPENQPENQPENQPENQPENQVVRLLSEVVKSTWDDICKDYTDEYEQCISTLLLTHEKAEKLDYERLCIALEQLSDFEKRANTRVSESGVLRGLRLDEIKRVGELMVLQDGCKNFFQSIIKNEQLNADIHALSCCWCSDLIRSAFSSDGLDVVNVHANDFIFEENLSTGVIVKKVEDPFDKVQTFSEVLNNYNNDKKNLTVHIGGTMNDLLCLLQADIGILINPGPNLARVGNHFGISFIPLYHGIIEKQKTYAKKDSTSWNKLSGVLYTVSSWAEIHMFIQGSIYTD